The following coding sequences lie in one Aquabacterium olei genomic window:
- the guaD gene encoding guanine deaminase codes for MTLPASPGTPGRLVLRGDLLDFTADPGFAAPHEAPGVRWRTDHRVLIDAGRIVAVQPADQALPTGWEGAPEQDHRGRLLMPGFIDTHVHCPQLDVIASFGTELLDWLNTYTFPAERRYADPEVSRIGAERFLNALWAHGTTSAVVFPTVHKVSADALFERAHAHDMRLITGKVLMDRHAPEGLLDDVEQAERDCLDLIARWHGNGRQAYAVTVRFAPTSTPEQLVMAGELCRSQPGVYMQTHVAENRSEVQWVSELFPDARSYLDVYDRDGLIGPRSVLAHGIWLDARDHAVLRERGAQIAHCPSSNLFLGSGLFDWAQAQREGLHVSLASDVGGGTSLSMLRNMADAYKIQAMQGTRLSAWKALHAATLGSAEALGLADEIGQIEPGRMADFAIWNWSHGDVAHHRDSLARGSHGSLHERVFAWMTLGDERNLAATLVAGQTVFQSASVM; via the coding sequence ATGACCCTCCCCGCATCCCCGGGCACGCCCGGCCGCCTTGTCCTCCGAGGTGATCTGCTCGATTTCACGGCCGACCCCGGCTTTGCCGCCCCGCACGAGGCCCCCGGCGTGCGTTGGCGGACCGACCACCGCGTGCTGATCGACGCTGGCCGCATCGTGGCCGTCCAGCCGGCCGACCAAGCCTTGCCGACAGGGTGGGAGGGGGCGCCCGAGCAGGACCATCGTGGCCGCCTGCTCATGCCCGGCTTCATCGACACCCATGTCCATTGCCCGCAGCTGGATGTCATTGCGAGCTTTGGCACCGAGTTGCTGGACTGGCTCAACACCTACACCTTCCCCGCCGAGCGTCGCTATGCCGATCCCGAGGTGTCGCGCATCGGGGCCGAGCGCTTTCTGAACGCGCTGTGGGCGCACGGCACGACCAGCGCCGTCGTCTTTCCCACGGTGCACAAGGTCAGCGCCGATGCCCTGTTCGAGCGCGCCCATGCGCACGACATGCGCCTGATCACCGGCAAGGTGCTGATGGACCGCCACGCACCCGAAGGGCTGCTGGACGACGTCGAGCAGGCCGAGCGCGATTGTCTGGACCTGATCGCCCGCTGGCATGGCAACGGCCGGCAGGCCTACGCCGTCACCGTTCGGTTCGCCCCCACCAGCACCCCCGAGCAGTTGGTGATGGCGGGCGAGTTGTGCCGCAGCCAGCCCGGCGTCTACATGCAGACCCATGTGGCCGAAAACCGCAGCGAGGTGCAGTGGGTGAGCGAACTCTTCCCCGACGCCCGCAGTTACCTCGACGTGTATGACCGCGACGGCCTCATCGGCCCGCGCTCGGTGCTGGCACACGGCATCTGGCTGGATGCACGCGACCACGCCGTGTTACGCGAGCGGGGTGCCCAGATCGCGCACTGCCCCTCGTCCAACCTGTTTCTGGGCAGCGGGCTGTTCGACTGGGCGCAGGCGCAGCGCGAAGGGCTGCACGTCAGCCTGGCCAGCGACGTCGGTGGCGGCACCAGCCTCAGCATGCTGCGCAACATGGCCGATGCCTACAAGATTCAGGCGATGCAGGGCACCCGCCTCAGCGCCTGGAAGGCCCTGCACGCGGCCACGCTCGGTTCGGCCGAGGCCCTGGGCCTGGCCGACGAAATCGGCCAGATCGAGCCCGGACGCATGGCCGATTTCGCGATCTGGAACTGGTCGCACGGGGATGTGGCGCACCACCGGGACAGCCTG